A single window of Leptolyngbya ohadii IS1 DNA harbors:
- the pheT gene encoding phenylalanine--tRNA ligase subunit beta has product MRISLNWLKELVEIDMTPEALADLLTMAGFEVEEIEDRRTWADGVVIGRVISREPHPNADKLSVCQVDIGAGQPSTIVCGASNVRADIFVPVATIGTYLPKIDLKIKPRKLRDVPSEGMICSLAEVGLTKDSEGIHIFQQDVTVGADARPYLGLDDVVLDLTSTANRADALSMIGIAREVAALTGATLKLPEVAEIPVQSGSDLSIRITETQACPIYIGTNIDGITIAPSPDWMQRRLQAAGTRPINNVVDITNYILLEWGQPLHAFDRDRLNAVTQTESLTIGVRYAHSGETLKTLDGQERNLQEQNLLITAGDKPVALAGVMGGESTEVFDGTTNLMLEAAIFDTVAIRRSARTQGLRTEASARYERGVNSAELELACRRAIALIVELAGGTVGTQAIADHRPGQGVATRTIALRMERVNQILGPVLLNGHGEHCSHDHDHSELSDEDIGDLQPADVERTLTALGCQLTETEQGVWSVTVPPYRYRDLEREIDLIEEVARLYGFNKFCDTLPSKTEPGYLSDEYALTKRVREAMQAVGLTEVMHYSLVKVGEENQVVLSNPLLVEYAALRTDLIPALIDAFQYNLEQGNGALNGFEIGRVFWRSEDGLDEADMVGGILGGDPAQGKWVRSGREQPMSWFEAKGMLESAFQRLSLNVEFQPDRRNPLLHPGRTASLWIDGNRLGTFGQLHPQLCQERGLPDTVYCFELSLDELLDGMAQEEKLVPVFQPYSSYPASDRDIAFFSPVQFSVAEISRSITQAGGKLLDTVELFDEYRGENVPQGKRSLAFRLIYRADDRTLTDADIDPVHQKVRRVLEEKFQAELRS; this is encoded by the coding sequence ATGCGAATCTCTTTAAACTGGCTGAAGGAATTAGTCGAAATAGATATGACCCCCGAAGCGTTGGCAGATCTGCTGACGATGGCAGGGTTTGAGGTTGAAGAGATCGAAGATCGGCGCACCTGGGCAGATGGTGTTGTCATCGGTCGAGTCATCAGCCGCGAACCTCACCCCAACGCGGATAAGTTGAGCGTCTGTCAGGTGGATATTGGGGCGGGACAGCCCTCCACGATCGTCTGTGGGGCATCCAACGTGCGGGCAGATATTTTCGTTCCCGTCGCGACGATCGGCACTTACCTGCCCAAGATTGACCTGAAGATCAAGCCGCGCAAACTGCGGGATGTGCCCTCGGAGGGGATGATTTGCTCCCTGGCGGAGGTAGGGCTGACGAAGGACTCGGAAGGAATTCATATCTTCCAGCAGGACGTGACCGTGGGAGCCGATGCCCGTCCCTACCTGGGCTTGGATGACGTGGTGCTGGATCTCACTTCTACCGCAAACCGCGCCGATGCTCTCAGCATGATTGGAATTGCGCGAGAAGTGGCTGCCCTGACGGGAGCAACGTTAAAGCTGCCCGAAGTGGCGGAAATTCCTGTACAGTCGGGTTCCGATCTCTCGATTCGCATCACTGAAACCCAGGCTTGCCCGATCTACATCGGCACGAATATCGACGGTATTACGATCGCTCCTTCCCCGGACTGGATGCAGCGACGGCTCCAGGCGGCAGGCACGCGCCCGATTAACAACGTGGTGGATATCACCAACTACATTCTGCTGGAATGGGGTCAGCCCCTCCATGCCTTCGATCGCGATCGGTTGAATGCTGTAACCCAAACGGAATCTTTGACGATCGGCGTTCGCTATGCCCACTCCGGCGAAACCCTGAAAACTCTGGATGGTCAGGAGCGCAATTTGCAGGAGCAGAACTTGCTGATTACCGCAGGCGATAAACCTGTGGCGTTGGCAGGCGTGATGGGCGGCGAGTCCACCGAAGTTTTTGACGGCACAACCAATCTGATGCTGGAAGCAGCCATTTTTGATACGGTGGCAATCCGGCGGTCTGCTCGCACTCAGGGACTCCGCACCGAAGCCTCTGCCCGGTATGAGCGGGGGGTAAATTCGGCTGAACTGGAGCTTGCCTGTCGTCGAGCGATCGCTCTCATTGTTGAACTCGCCGGGGGAACGGTGGGCACTCAGGCAATTGCCGATCATCGTCCGGGTCAGGGAGTTGCCACAAGGACGATCGCATTGCGGATGGAGCGGGTAAATCAGATTCTTGGACCTGTGCTGCTAAACGGTCACGGTGAGCATTGCAGCCACGACCACGATCACAGCGAACTCAGCGATGAGGATATTGGCGATCTGCAACCCGCCGACGTGGAGCGAACCTTAACTGCCCTGGGCTGTCAGCTCACCGAAACGGAACAGGGAGTCTGGTCTGTCACCGTGCCGCCCTACCGCTATCGGGATCTGGAACGGGAAATCGACCTGATCGAGGAAGTCGCAAGGCTCTACGGCTTCAATAAGTTCTGCGATACACTGCCCAGCAAAACCGAGCCGGGATACCTCTCCGACGAGTATGCTCTGACGAAGCGCGTCCGGGAGGCAATGCAGGCGGTCGGCTTAACCGAAGTCATGCACTACTCGCTGGTAAAAGTGGGCGAAGAAAATCAGGTGGTGCTGAGCAATCCTCTCTTGGTGGAATATGCCGCCCTCCGCACCGATCTGATCCCCGCCCTAATCGATGCCTTCCAGTACAACCTGGAGCAGGGTAACGGCGCACTCAACGGCTTTGAAATTGGGCGGGTCTTCTGGCGCAGTGAGGACGGCTTGGACGAAGCGGACATGGTAGGCGGCATTCTGGGCGGCGATCCGGCTCAGGGTAAATGGGTTCGCAGTGGACGGGAACAGCCGATGAGCTGGTTTGAAGCCAAAGGAATGCTGGAAAGTGCGTTCCAGCGGCTCAGCCTCAACGTGGAATTCCAGCCCGATCGCCGCAATCCCCTCCTTCATCCCGGCAGAACTGCCTCCCTGTGGATCGATGGCAACCGTTTGGGTACATTCGGTCAGCTTCACCCGCAGCTTTGCCAGGAGCGAGGCTTACCCGATACGGTGTACTGCTTTGAACTCAGCCTGGATGAACTGCTGGACGGCATGGCACAGGAAGAAAAACTCGTGCCCGTCTTCCAGCCCTACTCTTCTTATCCGGCATCCGATCGCGATATTGCCTTCTTCTCCCCCGTCCAGTTCTCCGTTGCCGAAATCTCGCGGTCTATCACCCAGGCGGGCGGCAAACTGCTGGATACGGTGGAACTGTTCGATGAGTACCGGGGTGAAAACGTCCCTCAAGGCAAGCGCAGCCTCGCCTTCCGGCTGATTTACCGGGCAGACGATCGCACCCTCACCGATGCGGATATCGACCCCGTACATCAAAAAGTCCGTCGCGTCCTGGAGGAAAAATTCCAGGCAGAGCTAAGAAGTTAA
- a CDS encoding tocopherol cyclase family protein has product MTDLQTPHSGYHWDGSSRRFFEGWYYRVTLPAERQTFAFMYSIEDPIGGKAKVWRSAGRVTR; this is encoded by the coding sequence ATGACTGACCTCCAAACTCCCCACAGCGGCTACCACTGGGACGGCTCCTCACGCCGTTTCTTTGAGGGCTGGTACTATCGCGTCACCCTACCCGCAGAACGCCAGACCTTTGCCTTTATGTATTCGATCGAAGACCCGATAGGGGGTAAGGCAAAGGTCTGGCGTTCTGCGGGTAGGGTGACGCGATAG
- a CDS encoding tocopherol cyclase family protein: MRISLNWLKELVEIDMTPEALADLLTMAGFEVEEIEDPIGGKAYSGGAAQILGPDDEYLWRTFPAVDRFWGWRDSLGLGHWGRGSGKWEVLGNRFRLKRLSEQARSL; the protein is encoded by the coding sequence ATGCGAATCTCTTTAAACTGGCTGAAGGAATTAGTCGAAATAGATATGACCCCCGAAGCGTTGGCAGATCTGCTGACGATGGCAGGGTTTGAGGTTGAAGAGATCGAAGATCCGATCGGGGGTAAGGCTTACAGTGGTGGCGCGGCGCAGATTTTAGGTCCAGACGATGAGTATTTGTGGCGGACGTTTCCGGCAGTCGATCGGTTTTGGGGGTGGAGGGATTCTTTGGGGTTAGGGCATTGGGGACGGGGGAGTGGGAAGTGGGAGGTTTTGGGCAATCGTTTTAGACTGAAGAGGCTATCTGAACAAGCCCGATCGCTATGA
- a CDS encoding tocopherol cyclase family protein: MGKPQQSTAGWLSQFQIFEPGWQILMAHGLATGWIEWNGRRYEFVNAPAYGEKNWGGAFPTKWFWINCNCFDGEPDLALTAGGGRRQVIAWMESVAMVGIHYRGKFYEFVPWNARVRWKIHPWGKWQMWAQNDAYEVELIGTTTLPGTPLRAPTQEGLQFCCKDTMQGEVHLTLRERHSAKNILEATSSLCGLETGGSPWDEVWEYQTVPPLG, encoded by the coding sequence TTGGGTAAGCCTCAGCAGTCTACGGCGGGGTGGCTATCGCAGTTTCAGATTTTTGAGCCGGGATGGCAAATCTTGATGGCGCACGGGCTGGCGACTGGATGGATTGAGTGGAACGGCAGGCGGTATGAGTTTGTGAATGCTCCGGCGTATGGCGAGAAGAACTGGGGTGGCGCATTCCCGACGAAGTGGTTTTGGATTAACTGCAATTGCTTTGATGGGGAACCGGATTTGGCGCTGACGGCAGGGGGCGGACGCAGACAGGTGATCGCCTGGATGGAATCGGTGGCGATGGTGGGGATTCACTATCGGGGTAAGTTCTATGAGTTTGTGCCCTGGAATGCCCGTGTGCGGTGGAAAATTCACCCGTGGGGCAAGTGGCAGATGTGGGCGCAGAATGATGCCTATGAAGTTGAGCTAATTGGAACGACGACGCTTCCAGGAACGCCGCTACGGGCACCGACCCAAGAGGGACTTCAATTCTGCTGTAAGGATACGATGCAGGGGGAGGTGCATCTGACACTGAGGGAACGCCATTCTGCAAAAAACATTCTGGAGGCAACCAGTTCGCTCTGCGGTCTAGAGACGGGTGGTTCGCCGTGGGATGAGGTGTGGGAATATCAAACCGTTCCGCCCCTGGGGTAG
- a CDS encoding CAP domain-containing protein, protein MMNTMSRFAASRKVQPLRSGGAATELGGLSTEKSPLRQSLAGRMRRSASTNLAAIERSVFQRINQYRQQRGLAALTTNSSITRQARQHSRNMANLEVLSHDGFSGRVDMIRKAVPLRGASENVAFNQGFSDPAAQAVNGWLNSPGHLQNIMGNYNLTGIGVARNNKGAVYLTQIFITR, encoded by the coding sequence ATGATGAATACCATGTCGCGCTTTGCTGCCTCGCGCAAGGTTCAACCGTTGCGATCGGGCGGTGCGGCAACCGAGTTAGGAGGACTTTCGACCGAGAAGTCTCCGCTTAGACAGAGCTTGGCTGGACGAATGCGGCGGTCTGCCTCTACCAATCTGGCGGCGATCGAGCGATCGGTTTTCCAGCGGATTAATCAGTATCGCCAGCAGCGAGGACTGGCAGCATTGACGACAAACAGCTCCATTACTCGACAGGCGCGGCAGCACAGTCGCAATATGGCAAACCTTGAGGTTCTCAGCCATGACGGTTTCAGCGGTCGCGTAGATATGATTCGCAAAGCGGTTCCGCTCCGGGGAGCATCCGAGAATGTTGCTTTCAATCAGGGCTTCAGCGATCCGGCGGCTCAAGCAGTCAATGGTTGGCTCAATAGCCCAGGGCATTTGCAGAATATTATGGGCAACTACAATCTGACAGGAATCGGGGTTGCTCGTAATAACAAGGGCGCGGTCTACTTGACGCAGATCTTTATCACCCGTTAG
- a CDS encoding DUF2079 domain-containing protein has translation MAMPDSPDRFKVTLFDASSDDLKLKDAFKLLRSHFLTFWISGAALVLFVCSSVRHLWFKSTGFDLGIYDQVVYLMSRGLPPISSYLGFHHMGNHSAYSVYPIALLYWIYPSVYWLLGVQAICLALGALPTWLLARQAGLSQSLSSAMAGVYLLYPLIFNLNLFDFHPEVMALPLMLGSLWAARAGKRIFYSLAILFVLGCKASLSLTIAAMGVWLLVFEKRRFFGIFALAAGVLWFLLTTQWIIPGLSGSEPAAIGRYGILEGDSVLEMAVNLFLKPGVWLEKVFSIDTVRYLAIVLFPVIWNLSPRHMAPLVSTIPIVTLNILSANSMQRELYSQYSLPVLPFLLLSMIDTLAVGEGLVRQRRWILLWSLIGFLWMGQWSWFTWSYKKSIETWAANREAIALIPKHEGAVVTDDFLSPHLSHRPQIFLFTPRNTKSHLKQADFFLFNLSHLNTKDMRERANKIFRRVKQDDRFELIYERDRVYLFKRQATG, from the coding sequence ATGGCGATGCCGGATAGTCCCGATCGGTTTAAGGTGACGCTGTTCGACGCTAGTTCTGATGACCTCAAACTGAAGGATGCATTTAAGCTCTTACGCTCCCATTTCCTCACCTTCTGGATTAGTGGAGCCGCCCTAGTGCTGTTTGTGTGCAGTTCCGTTCGCCATCTCTGGTTCAAATCCACCGGATTCGATCTGGGCATTTACGATCAGGTGGTTTATCTGATGAGTCGAGGGTTGCCGCCCATCTCTTCCTACCTCGGCTTTCATCACATGGGCAATCACAGCGCCTACTCGGTTTACCCGATCGCCCTCCTGTACTGGATTTATCCTTCTGTGTACTGGCTGCTGGGGGTACAGGCAATTTGTCTTGCTCTGGGTGCGCTTCCCACCTGGCTTCTGGCACGACAGGCAGGGCTGTCCCAATCTCTCTCGTCCGCAATGGCGGGAGTGTATCTGCTCTATCCCCTGATCTTTAACCTGAACCTGTTCGACTTCCATCCAGAGGTGATGGCACTGCCGCTAATGCTGGGTTCTCTTTGGGCAGCCAGGGCAGGCAAACGGATTTTTTACAGTTTGGCGATTCTGTTTGTGCTGGGCTGCAAGGCTTCCCTGTCCCTCACGATCGCCGCAATGGGGGTCTGGCTGCTGGTCTTCGAGAAGCGCAGGTTCTTCGGCATCTTTGCGCTAGCGGCAGGCGTTCTCTGGTTTTTGCTGACAACCCAATGGATTATTCCCGGTCTGAGCGGCAGTGAACCCGCAGCGATCGGACGCTATGGCATCCTGGAAGGCGATTCCGTGCTGGAAATGGCAGTCAATCTGTTTCTAAAGCCGGGAGTTTGGCTGGAAAAAGTCTTTAGCATCGATACCGTTCGCTATTTGGCAATCGTCCTATTCCCGGTGATCTGGAACCTATCGCCACGCCACATGGCTCCCCTGGTCAGCACGATCCCGATCGTCACCCTCAACATTCTTTCCGCCAACAGTATGCAGCGGGAGCTATACAGCCAATACTCTTTGCCCGTCCTGCCCTTTCTGCTGCTCAGCATGATCGATACCCTGGCTGTGGGCGAGGGACTGGTGCGACAGCGGCGCTGGATTCTCCTCTGGTCTCTAATCGGCTTCCTCTGGATGGGACAGTGGAGCTGGTTTACCTGGAGCTACAAAAAATCGATCGAGACCTGGGCTGCCAACCGGGAAGCGATCGCCCTGATTCCCAAACATGAAGGGGCTGTCGTCACCGACGATTTTCTTTCCCCCCATCTCAGCCATCGCCCTCAGATATTTCTGTTTACGCCCCGCAATACAAAATCCCACCTGAAGCAGGCTGACTTTTTTCTGTTCAATCTGTCGCATTTGAATACGAAGGACATGCGCGAACGCGCCAACAAAATATTCCGTCGCGTCAAGCAGGACGATCGGTTTGAATTAATCTACGAACGCGATCGGGTGTATTTGTTCAAACGGCAAGCGACAGGCTAA
- the crtO gene encoding beta-carotene ketolase CrtO yields MTDVETYDVILIGAGHNALVCAAYLLKAGYSVLLLERREFPGGACTTEELLPETAPGFKFNPCAIDHLFIHLGPVVEELELTKYGLEYLLCDPVVFCPHPDGKYFLAHKSVEKTCAEIARYSPRDAEKYAEYVDFWQRVIALLTPMFNAPPQSIVDIAGNFNLDQVRKSLSLVGGTQKTLDLFHTMFTSARDQIDELFDSEFVKAPLNRLSAELSTPPSQKNTAIGAMMMTMRHDPGMARPKGGTGALVDALVRLVRAKGGKILTEQAVDRVLVDNSRAVGVRTQNGQEYRAKHGVISSLDAKRLFLRHIDPGDVDRADPELRERVDRRIVMHNEAILKIDVALSELPRFENHNHHDEFLTGSILIADSVNQVEVAHSDPAVGKIPLEDPSMYMAIPSVRDPSLAPEGKHTLWIEYFVPYQIAGQEGIGYKGTGWTDELKGQVADRVLDKLADYAPNLKNAIIDRHIESPPELEERIGVLRGNYYHLDMTFDQMIFFRPLPELANYTTPIEGLYLTGAGTHPGGSISGMPGRNAARVFMQHQQRSIFESVNKMGESIREMVYSMFK; encoded by the coding sequence GTGACCGACGTGGAAACCTATGACGTGATTCTGATCGGGGCAGGTCACAATGCCCTGGTTTGCGCTGCCTATCTGCTGAAAGCAGGCTATAGTGTTTTGCTGCTGGAGCGGCGCGAGTTTCCGGGGGGAGCCTGTACCACGGAGGAGCTTTTGCCCGAAACGGCGCCGGGTTTTAAGTTTAATCCCTGTGCGATCGATCATTTGTTTATCCATCTGGGTCCCGTAGTCGAGGAACTGGAGCTAACCAAGTACGGCTTGGAGTATCTGCTTTGCGACCCGGTCGTTTTTTGTCCCCACCCGGACGGCAAGTATTTTCTGGCGCATAAATCCGTTGAAAAAACCTGTGCCGAAATTGCGCGATATAGCCCACGGGACGCCGAAAAATATGCGGAGTATGTAGACTTCTGGCAGCGGGTGATTGCCCTGCTAACGCCCATGTTTAACGCGCCGCCTCAATCGATCGTCGATATTGCGGGCAATTTTAACCTGGATCAAGTTCGTAAGTCGCTGTCTCTTGTAGGTGGAACTCAAAAAACGCTCGATTTGTTCCACACCATGTTCACTAGCGCCCGCGATCAGATTGATGAGTTGTTCGACAGCGAATTTGTCAAAGCGCCGCTAAATCGCCTGTCTGCTGAGCTGAGTACACCACCCTCCCAGAAAAATACGGCGATCGGGGCGATGATGATGACGATGCGCCACGATCCCGGCATGGCAAGACCGAAAGGCGGCACGGGAGCTTTAGTCGATGCGCTGGTGCGGCTGGTTCGGGCGAAAGGCGGCAAAATTTTAACCGAACAGGCAGTCGATCGCGTCCTGGTGGATAACAGTCGGGCAGTGGGTGTGCGGACGCAAAACGGTCAGGAATATCGGGCAAAGCACGGCGTGATTTCCAGCCTGGATGCCAAGCGATTGTTCCTGCGCCACATTGATCCCGGTGATGTCGATCGGGCTGATCCAGAGCTGCGGGAACGGGTCGATCGCCGGATTGTGATGCACAACGAAGCGATTCTCAAAATTGACGTGGCGCTGTCGGAGCTGCCGCGCTTTGAGAATCACAATCACCACGACGAATTCCTCACCGGATCGATTCTGATTGCGGACTCCGTAAATCAGGTGGAAGTCGCGCACAGTGACCCTGCCGTGGGTAAGATTCCCCTCGAAGATCCCTCGATGTATATGGCAATTCCCTCGGTGCGTGACCCCTCGCTGGCTCCCGAAGGCAAACACACCCTCTGGATCGAATACTTTGTGCCCTACCAGATTGCCGGTCAGGAAGGCATCGGCTACAAGGGAACAGGCTGGACAGACGAGCTAAAAGGTCAGGTTGCCGATCGCGTCCTGGACAAACTGGCAGACTATGCCCCGAATCTGAAGAACGCCATTATCGATCGCCACATCGAATCGCCACCGGAACTGGAGGAGCGTATCGGTGTTCTGCGGGGGAACTACTATCACCTGGACATGACCTTCGACCAGATGATCTTCTTCCGTCCGCTGCCCGAACTGGCAAACTACACTACCCCGATCGAAGGACTGTATCTAACTGGAGCAGGCACCCATCCCGGCGGCTCGATTTCCGGAATGCCTGGACGCAATGCGGCTCGCGTGTTTATGCAGCATCAGCAGCGATCGATTTTTGAGAGCGTCAATAAGATGGGCGAGTCGATTCGGGAAATGGTTTACTCGATGTTTAAGTAA
- a CDS encoding DUF4383 domain-containing protein, giving the protein MQGQSQSQPQSQSTSFKGLESIERNVALILGIAFLFVGIAGFLPGFVSLPSGAPDVPVDAPRLFFDDGYGYVLGLFPTNFVHNAVHIVVGILGIAAATSFGGSLTYNRLFAISYIVIALMGILPFTNNTFGLMPIWGNNVWFNALTGAIAYYIGFIKPAKAMDSTNMPTPSV; this is encoded by the coding sequence ATGCAAGGTCAATCGCAAAGTCAACCGCAAAGTCAATCGACTTCTTTTAAGGGTCTAGAATCTATTGAGCGCAACGTCGCGCTGATTCTCGGCATTGCCTTCCTGTTTGTTGGAATCGCTGGCTTCCTGCCCGGTTTCGTATCTCTGCCGAGCGGTGCACCGGATGTACCCGTTGATGCTCCCCGTCTGTTCTTTGATGATGGCTATGGCTATGTGCTGGGTTTGTTCCCCACCAATTTCGTACATAATGCTGTCCACATCGTCGTAGGTATTCTCGGTATTGCAGCCGCAACCAGCTTTGGCGGTTCCCTCACCTATAACCGACTGTTTGCTATTTCCTATATCGTGATCGCGCTGATGGGTATTCTCCCCTTCACCAACAATACGTTTGGTCTGATGCCGATCTGGGGCAACAACGTCTGGTTTAATGCGCTGACGGGTGCGATCGCCTACTATATTGGCTTCATTAAGCCCGCAAAGGCGATGGATTCAACCAATATGCCCACTCCTTCTGTGTAA